From Dermacentor albipictus isolate Rhodes 1998 colony chromosome 8, USDA_Dalb.pri_finalv2, whole genome shotgun sequence:
tatagcaattgcgcttggagcgaaaccgaaacttaaaaaaaaatacttgtacactagttcgcgagtcaacagaatgccaatccgaagcctgtacttcccatcattcccatgatggttgaacgatcgcagcgccagatttgcctctaggtatactaatatgaaactctatgattagaaccaaaaagtaaggactggccaatgcctcctttactaggaGGCATTGGACTGGCCCTCCGAGAACTACGctaatccgaagtcacaatatgcCGGCATTCCCCggggcaaaagggtgtaatttgcttacacactcttaaaacggttgcaccctttggggtgtatatttgtcccacaacaataatcgtcacctgccttgcttgcgtttcctttcttgaaactcggcgctcgctactttcctgtcgagaatgctgcgtcacactgataacgcgcatgccgttcgtgacttggaagtaccgagctcgcagcgttaaagaaaggaaacgcgggaaagacagatgacgattatcgttgtgggacaagatacgccccaaagggtgtaaagtttTCTACGAGTgcactcttaaaatggttgcaccctttggggtgtatatttgtcccacaacgataatcgtcatctgccttgcttgcgtttcctttcctgaaaactcggcgctcgctactttcttgtcgagaatgctgcgtcacactgaatTCTtggaaatcttggaagcgtactacatcagtttattaggtgatgactgcgttagtacaagctcggtgcgcttacttgaaaaagaatttgaatttctaagtcggtcccgatagaaacgtttcttgtcttttcatgctatgtgattagcgatgatgttgcgcatgctctgctggccttgctgggactacaccgattctaataaacctcagttgatagtccagtcgttgtggtgtgaacctctcctcttgtcctttgtgtttttgactggttttttcgttcaaaaaGAAAGGATATTTGTGCTGCTGTGTGCAGTCTTTCAAGTGCGTTTCAAGGACGCGTCTTGCTAAACCTGTACTGTCGTCTGCTATCCTTGCACGTAATTTTTGCTTCGAGgacattttttgtgtgtgttctattCAACGAAGGGCCTAATTTGTATCTGGCAAGTAATTATTTGTGCAGTTACATGTCTCGCATAAGCTTTCTTGCTTTTGAGACTTTCAACATTTATATGCACGGCGGCAGGACGATCGCAAACGACGTCCAGCGCCTATTTATTTTATTGCGGCCGCCTGACGAACTAGCCCGCAAACGCCGGCGATCGACTTCCTGCTTTCGGCCCAATCGAAGTCACTTCCGTTTTCCTCGAGGCCACCGACGCGAGAGAAACATGGCCGGCGGCAGCGCGGACGTGCAATTCGGCGTCCGCGCCTTCAGCAAGATGATCATGCATTGCCTCAAGTACCCGCAGAGCTCCGTCAACGGCGTGCTGCTTGCCGACGAACGCCGTCGCGCGGGCGACCAGCCATCGTCGCAGCTCCACATCACAGACAGCGTGCCCCTGTTCCACCAGTGCCTAGGACTGACGCCGATGCTTGAAGTGGCGCTCGTACAAATCGACCAGCACTGCAAGAACGCGGGCCTGGTGATCGCCGGCTACTACCAGGCCAACGAGCACCTCAGGGACTCGGCGCCCGACCAGATCGCGCTGCGCGTCGCCGACAAGGTGGCCGAGAACTTCGCGGACGCCTGCCTGGTCATGATCGACAACCAGTTGGTGTCGCTGGACTGCGACAAGGCGCCCGTCGTGGTGTACGGCAGTCAGGACGGTCGCTGGCGCGAGAAACCGTTCGCGCTGGCCGAAAAGACGCTGGGCGTGACGGCGTCTCTGCTTCGGGCCAAGGTGTACCGCGCGCTCGCCGACTTCGATAACCACCTGGACGACATCCGACGGGACTGGTGCAATCACGAGATTAACGAGGAGATCGCCAGGTGTCTCTAGTTTCCGCACGTGAAGTTCGCGACGCCACCACCAGACGTCCCTAGTTGTCTGCAGCGGCTAGCAGAAGCGACTGCGTGGTTTCATAGAaacattttcgttttttttttctttcgccgaTGTTGGTGGTGTTGGGGCAGGGGTCAAAGCACGGAATGTGACACCAGGACTGCTTTCGTTGTACGTTTTTGTTTCTCTGTTCGGAGGACAGCTTGTGGAGCGTCGCGTTCAACATGGTAGCATTTGCTCGCGCGCAACTGCGGGCACGGTGTGAATGGCTGTGGTTTCGATTCCGTCTGCAACTTGACCCGGCGACGGAGCGGCATCTTCTCGCTGGCGTAGCGTAAAGATGACGCCTGAGTACGTAAGTGTAAAAAACTAATAAAGAGTACTAAATACATTATCAGTTTAACCGCATTGAACGAAAGTGTAGTTTTAACATATTCGAATCAACTGGCACTGAAACACGGACTTAGTAGCAAACTTGATTGAAAGCGCCTGTAATAAGTTGCAGACGAATTTCCATTGTCATGGGGACCCAAAGAACAATTTTTGCACACTTTGTGCAATTCATGACCACAGTTGTCTACCTGCACTTTTACAGCTCTGCCCGGATTTGTTTATTGTCTGTTgaacttttgttgttttcttaGATAACTTGTTTGTTTTGAGAGATGATTAAAATTATTGGCACTGCTATTTATTGTCTGCATGTCTTCGTTGATGCGTGCTTATGTTTGTGATCCGTAACTATATAACGCCTTAATGGTGGCCGCTATATTTAAGGTGAGGCTAGAACTCTGTCATAGTCGAGCTTCGCGTAGAAATTTATCGCACCACCCATTAGCGCGCTTCAGCCTGCCAACGTAGGGGCCAAGGCTAAGTCGAGGCATCGATTTGCATTGCGCTTTGCGACGCGAAGTGCTTTCGACGGCAGTTTCATAACGCGTTATGGTCTTTGCTGTCTACACGTTGTATGCACGCAGATCGCTCTAATGGCGAAAAGAAGAAAGTGCGGGAGTCGCGAGCACACAATGAACCGAAAAGAAGCGAAGAGCCTTGAAATCATTCATGAAGTGGTGACAGTAGAGTGCATTATATAAGCTAACCCTACGTGCCGTCAGGAACTCTTGAATGTCTTACATGTGCAGAATACAGCAAACTTCGTAAACTACGCCCATTTAAAATACTTGTCGGAGGGTTAGTGTATATGAAAACACGCTTCACAGGTCTCAGCAACAGTTACAATCTGTACTTGCAGGAAACTTTTGGTTGTACAGTCAGTTCTCTTTTAGCTGAGAACATCAGCTGCTGTCCAAAAGACTACACTTAATAGAATGACGCGGCGCCTCTTTCTCGAGAAATCAATCTTTCTAGCTCTTTCCTCACTCGCACTGGGAGCGGGACGGCCGAACCGCGTTTTTGTCGTCTGCTATCACACTTGTTGCGCCTCGCTCGCAGACGACGGCCGATTGCGGGACGATGACGTCAGCGCCACTCTCGGCCAATCGGGGAGCGGCTTCGGGCTTCCCAGTGTTGCTGCCTCGTTGCAAGTTTCGGCCCCGAGGCACCCGAGGGAAGCTGCTGCCTGGTGTGGTGGTGTAGTGGAGGGGGCAAAAGTTTTTCTCGTGCGCCATCGGCCGGAAGAAGGGGGGGGTTTGCTCTAGCGAACAAGTTTTGTTGTCTTCTGTTTGGTGTTGGAGTGCTCGCTGGCTCGTTGATGGGCCCTTGGGACGAACCTTTTGCCTCGTGGCGTCGTCGCAACCGTGAGTGTGTGCCTTGTCTTCCACTGGCGCCCGTTCGTGAAGCGAGCGCGGACGTAACGTCCCGTTGCGGCGTGGCCTAGGCGCAGCTGTTCGCTTCGGCGCGGGTGAAACCGTCCCGTCGGATTCGTTCGAAGGAAGCTCGACCTCGGAGCGCGCTCGCGCTGGTGTCGTTTCGACGAAGcgcgaccaaaaaaaaaacagaaatacgGAGAGAAGCCTTCTCCCAAGCGAAAGCAAGTGCAAGCTCGCCGCCTCAGCTGTGTAGGGGTGAGTGATAGTTTCTCTTATTTCTCGCAAGTTTCGGTTACATCAAGGTTGGCGTTGTCTGGTTTTGAAAGCTGGAAGCGTGCGTGCGCCTGGACGACgcctgtatatatgtgtgtgcatgAGGATCGAAGCCGACGACTGGATGGTTCACGAGCAAAGATTCACTCACGTACGCGTACGGTGCTTCCTGCTTGTCATTCGCTGTCGGTTTCGTGAAACCTGACGTTACAGCTAGTTATGCATTGTCACGCCGCGGTGTGCGTCTTTTCGTCTGCTCTCCCGGAGCACGCAGTACACCTCGATCTTCTTGTTT
This genomic window contains:
- the EMC8-9 gene encoding ER membrane protein complex subunit 8, encoding MSRISFLAFETFNIYMHGGRTIANDVQRLFILLRPPDELARKRRRSTSCFRPNRSHFRFPRGHRRERNMAGGSADVQFGVRAFSKMIMHCLKYPQSSVNGVLLADERRRAGDQPSSQLHITDSVPLFHQCLGLTPMLEVALVQIDQHCKNAGLVIAGYYQANEHLRDSAPDQIALRVADKVAENFADACLVMIDNQLVSLDCDKAPVVVYGSQDGRWREKPFALAEKTLGVTASLLRAKVYRALADFDNHLDDIRRDWCNHEINEEIARCL